The Bacteroidota bacterium DNA segment TGCTTTCGACCGGGTAGGTATAAAGGGTTGGATGCCCTGCATGGCATCTCTTGGAGTTTCAACTATTTCAACCATCAGTTAATAAGATCGGTTATTTGTGCAAAAATACAGTAATTTATCTATGTTTTATAGCTTAAGCCATAATCCGGCCATAAAGTGTATGCCTGCCTGCGGAAAATAACCGTCACTGGTGTAATATTGCCCCCCCTGATAATACCGGTATACCCATGCGTTGGTCTCATATTCCTCGTTGAAAAGATTGAGAATTTCAAAGGATATACCTATTTCCTGAAATAATTCCTTTGTTATATGATAACTGATTTTGAAGTTATTAATGAAATATGGATCCAGACTTCTCTCTTTTGATGCTGTATTGTCGATGTACTGACTTCCGACATATTTCGATGATAGTCTTGCCCGCAAATTTTTCACAGGTTCCCATGTGATCATGCTTCCTGCGATCAGAGAGGGCGAGAAAGAAATCTCCGTTTCACCGTGTTCAATAATTATTTTACCCCAGGTATCATAATCATCCACTGATTCACTGAAATCTTTTATCCGGTTTCGGCTCAGTGTCGCATTAAGATCCCATTGCAGACCTTTAACGGGTTTTAATCCTGCAACCAGCTCGATTCCGGCGCGATAACTTGATGGGACGTTGCGTAGGATGGGATAGCCTACATTGTCGATTTCTCCTGTGGCTACCAATTGATTGCGATATTGCATGTAATACAGATTTCCGGTTAGTACAATCTTGTTGCTGCGGTATTCATGTCCTAATTCAAGATCATATAAAGTCTCATGGACAGGAAGTCTGTCGTCGGCTGTTGCATCAATATAGTTTTGCCTGCTGGGCTCCCGGTTGGCCATGGCTAATGCCAGAAAACTGGTGTGTTTTTCGCCCGCCATCAGTTCAATGCCCACCCTGGGATTCAGGAAACTGAAATAATGCTGTTGGGTAACCTCTCCAAAGGCGTCTTCCGTGCCTTTTATCCGGTAATCAATATAGCGGTATTGAAGGTCACCGAAAAACCCGATATGGGAATTGGCATTGAATTTCGCTTTGAGGTAAACACTGTAATCACTTTTATTGCTGTTGTTTTCATACCATCTGTATCCCTTGAACCCATCACTGGCAAACCTTGCCCATATAATCTCTCCGTAAGCCCTTCCTGAATATGTATTCCAGGAGCTTCCCAGGATGATGTCCCAACGCCCGGATTTGTAATGAAGAGATGCTGTGGCTCCATAAAAATCGTTGCTTAGCCATTTCTGCCTGATGAGATCGGTCTTGCTGATGGTATCACTTCCGATAAATAATGTGTCAAGTCCATAATAGCTTAATGAAGTTGCGGAATAAGGATCATTTAAATCCTGGTATTCTTCATAATAACCTCTTCCGCAAGTATAGTGAAGTGCCATGTTTAACAAAAGGTTCCGATGTAGCTCCCGTGAGAAAAAGGTCTGGTAATGATCCTGCTGATAATTATCCGTCTGGTTCTCATAAGTAAAAGGATTATAGGTCCGGTTGGTTTTCAGGGAGTCTTTGGGTACTCCAGCCCATGATTGATAGGTTTTTTCCTTTCCTGAAATCAGATTAAATTTCAGGATGCTTTTTTCTCCATAATATCCGGCAGATATGAATATGGATTTTAGGTCGGAAAAAGCCCTGTCAATATATCCGTCGGAGGTTATTTTGGATAACCTGCCGTCAATGCTCCAGTGACCTTTGATTAAACCCGTCCCAAATGAAAGTGTGTTGCGGAATGTACGGAATGAACCCGCTGAGCCATCATAGGAAGCATATGGTTCGGCTTTCATCTCACGTGTTTTG contains these protein-coding regions:
- a CDS encoding TonB-dependent receptor, which codes for MKFFTLTALTALLLVSTVQGQFSLSGRIVEKATGKVLPGAHIILEGTYLITTSDVNGEFNFKDLSQRNYTLKISFIGFQTHSEQIELKEDLRIEVEMERTAIMQDEVIIRASRLGNENPASGTLLDREDIQRQNDGKDLPMLLSLTPSLTSTSDAGTGIGYTALRLRGSDASRINVTLNGIPLNDAESQSVFWVDLPDLASSVENISIQRGVGTSSNGSSAFGGSINIKTREMKAEPYASYDGSAGSFRTFRNTLSFGTGLIKGHWSIDGRLSKITSDGYIDRAFSDLKSIFISAGYYGEKSILKFNLISGKEKTYQSWAGVPKDSLKTNRTYNPFTYENQTDNYQQDHYQTFFSRELHRNLLLNMALHYTCGRGYYEEYQDLNDPYSATSLSYYGLDTLFIGSDTISKTDLIRQKWLSNDFYGATASLHYKSGRWDIILGSSWNTYSGRAYGEIIWARFASDGFKGYRWYENNSNKSDYSVYLKAKFNANSHIGFFGDLQYRYIDYRIKGTEDAFGEVTQQHYFSFLNPRVGIELMAGEKHTSFLALAMANREPSRQNYIDATADDRLPVHETLYDLELGHEYRSNKIVLTGNLYYMQYRNQLVATGEIDNVGYPILRNVPSSYRAGIELVAGLKPVKGLQWDLNATLSRNRIKDFSESVDDYDTWGKIIIEHGETEISFSPSLIAGSMITWEPVKNLRARLSSKYVGSQYIDNTASKERSLDPYFINNFKISYHITKELFQEIGISFEILNLFNEEYETNAWVYRYYQGGQYYTSDGYFPQAGIHFMAGLWLKL